The genomic segment AAGTGCTTCACGTTCAGCAGCAAGTTTTTTCTCAATCCTCTGAGTGATTAAATTTTTAGCTTGTCTTTGACTTTGTGCGCTAGCAGTTTCTAATGTTACAGTTACTTGCTTGCGTTTTCCACTTAAAGTTTTATAAGTATCGAAAAATTTAACCTTTCCATTTGGTAATTTTTTATTATACATTTTGTTTAATCCTTCATATAGTAAAAGGCAAAACAGGTAGTTTTATTATACCATATTCCGCCTTAGCTGCTTTTAACGTTGTTCTTGTTTCCAACGAAGATATTTCTCATAACCTATCGGGTCAATCAGAACACGTTTTACCGTTGGGTTGATAATATAGTTAGAAAACTTGGACAAACGTCGCATAGCTGTTAAATCATTTCCAAGTGTTCCTTTATTTACGGAAAAGTACTCAGAAATCTCATCTTTAGTCATAAATTTTTTTATCAATTATTATCCCCTATTTATCTGTGATATTTTTTGAAGCTTTTCGTCTTGGATTATAACGGCGGGAGTCAAGAAATTTTGCAAAAAAATAGGTTTTATCTATTACCAAGTTTAGTAGCAAGTAGTTGTTTGCTCTTGCAAAATAAATCAACTCTTCAAATTCTGTAATGTCATTCTTTTCAATAAGATCAATGACTTCGTTCAGAAATTCATCTGAAGCTTGCTCGCAAAGAAATTTATCTAATTCAAATCCTGCTCCAGATTCCATGTCTTCAATGTTATAGGGTGTTTTATCTGGGTTCTCTGCATGTGTGAAGTAATCAAACATGCCTTTTGGGCTCATGACCACCTCGATGTGTGATGGGCTATTTAATTTATCTTGTAAAAGTTCCGAGACTTGACTATAACTTTTCAAAGTTTCAAAGAATAGTGCCCCGTGCTTATGAGACTTTTTGAACTCGCCAGTGGAGCGATTCACGTCTTTGTCATGCCATGGGCTGAGGACAAAAGGAACATGTAATTCTTCAAGTATATCAAGATAATCTTTAGGCGCAGATTCTTGGTAGATGAGAAACGCCCATTTATTAGTACGCTGTTCTTTTTTGATTTTTTTTGTCATATTTTATTACCTTTCTATCTATCAGGAGGATTTATTGAGATTTTCGGAGTTTTTATTTCATTGATGTGATTATTGATTATTGAACTAATGGGGGTCGTAGTCACCCCATTAGTTCAATAATGTAAAATAATATAAAAGTGGTGCTTCGCCTCTTGCGTTGCAAGGCGAGCACCACTTTTATATTATCTTTTAGTACCAGTAAACCAAAGCTGATTTTTAGCACGTTCAGGGGTTGAGAAGATGTAATCAGGATTACGACTTGAAATTTCTTCTCTCAGTAATTCTTCCATTTCTTTTAGGATTTTTTGAGCTTGCT from the Lactococcus allomyrinae genome contains:
- a CDS encoding DNA-binding protein, translating into MIKKFMTKDEISEYFSVNKGTLGNDLTAMRRLSKFSNYIINPTVKRVLIDPIGYEKYLRWKQEQR
- a CDS encoding replication protein, which codes for MKKEQRTNKWAFLIYQESAPKDYLDILEELHVPFVLSPWHDKDVNRSTGEFKKSHKHGALFFETLKSYSQVSELLQDKLNSPSHIEVVMSPKGMFDYFTHAENPDKTPYNIEDMESGAGFELDKFLCEQASDEFLNEVIDLIEKNDITEFEELIYFARANNYLLLNLVIDKTYFFAKFLDSRRYNPRRKASKNITDK